The Erigeron canadensis isolate Cc75 chromosome 1, C_canadensis_v1, whole genome shotgun sequence genome segment AGGAATCATATTTAACCACTATGCTTTTCAAGTGTCATTTGCATTACTATGATTCAAGCTAGTTACAAAATTCGATTTGGTTTGGTTCAGCCACTCTAAACTTAATCCAGTTTTCCAGACTTGTAACATTAACATTACGGATGTCAAAACTGCTTTGTTGACCATATCAGTTCACAAGATTGTCGGCTAAGATGGCTAAAGATGCGATGATTTTGCATATGTTGCCAATATTCGATAGGTTTCTTCTCCATAACATCAGACTCCACAAAATATAGCTATACTTAGCAGTTGACAAGACAATTTATCTTTGATAGTATCATATCATACAACCCTAATGCTTTTTTATCCCCCAAAATCCTAAACACAATCAGATTACGTGTGTACAACCAAATCATGAGATATAATACGGATCATCCAACAAGGGAAATTGGTAGACCATGTTTAGTTCTTTGCTTCCTGCAACTATTATCaagtgtgcaattgtgcttaccACTATTGATCCTAACAGACACTCCATGTTCATATTAAGCATAAACTGTTCTTGGTGCAACAAAAAGGAATGCAGAGACTGGCCAAGAAGCAAcaactttgaaaaataaaatatttatatacatattacacatacatataatacatataacatagtAATCCAATAAAGACTACCCCTTTCCCTTCCCCAATTATATGAACTATCAAGTGGCAGATGCATATTTCACCATTAAAACTGTACAGGTATAATATAAATTACcagaaatcatcatcatctaccgCCACCCGTGAAGAAGGAAGTGTTTCAGCTTCTTCCAACTCCATTTCCACTTCTGGTTCACCAAATTCAGAAGTTTCTATATCAGCAAGATTCTTCAAATCAACCACCGAAAGCTCGTCAAGCCGTCTCACCACCAGATCAGCAGCACTTAGCTCGTAAACCGGATGCTTACTTGCCACTGCTACACACTTCATTTTAGCATCATGAGCAGCTTCAACACTTAAATTCGAATTACCAAACACAATACACCTTTCAGGAATAAACTGCAACAATTGAGCTGCGTATGCAAACATCTCAGGGTCGGGTTTCCCTCTATAAACATCCTCAGAAGTTACAACAACATCAAAAACACCATTTATCCCAATTGCACCTATTGCCTCTTCAAGATTCTTTCGTGTACGTGTCGAGACTAAAGCCATTGGAATATTGTAACGAGTCAACACATCCATGAACTCTTGTGACCCATCACGAAACCTGTAAATCCCACCTTGTAAAGCTTTATAAATCTGTTCTTTTCTTAAAGCCATTCGCTTAAGTTGACTCGGATCTCTAGACCAACAAAGTACTTCCGAAATAGCCTGCTCATTTTTCATCCCTTCAATTCTCTTAAGCAAGAAGGCAGGAGGTTGAGACTTGCCTTCTTCCTGAGCAAGCGCAAGCCACGCCTGCTTCTCGTGATCAGGATTATCCTCTATCAACACACCTTCCCATTCAAATATAGCACCTAACCAACCACAACCCATCCGTTCTTGTCTAAGCAACGGGTTATGCAAAGACGGGCTATCAGCTTTATTATTGGGTGGCCACAACCCGGGTTTTCGTTCTAAACTAGTATCCATTTCATAATCAGAACCTTTAGGAAACCTATCTTCTTTTCTAAAATTATACACTTCTTTAGTCAACTCCATTGCTTGAGCTTTAACCTTAAAACTAATAGCCCGAAACCTAGGCAATCGATTCGGGCTAATCGCAACTCGTTTTCCATAATTACAATCTTTGACATAACTACCTAAAATGGGTCTATACCCTAACAAGGAAGTTGCAGAAATTGATTCAGCCATGTTTAGATTATCTTTCAACTAAAATAGCCCAAGATTTACCTGTATAATATTTTtggaatcttttttttttcttgaatatatAATAAAGCTTGAAACTTTATTGGATTACAATTACAGGAATACAAATTGAAGGGAGACCCAGATATTGTAAGGGGGTAAATTAATGAAGTACAATGACAACCAGCTTATATTCAACTAATTTTATAGAAATTAAACAACagaaatatataacaatatgcacaaaagtatacaaattaaacaaagatGGGTGTTAAAGATTAAAGCTATATAGATGTGTATACATGTGTGGATTGtgatcaaaagaaaaaagggaAAGGAACCTGGAATTGAATTGAAAAGAAATGGATTGATTTTAGGAATTTTTATGAATTGAAGGGAAATGGATTGATTTtaggtatttttatttatttattgagtTGAATTGAATTTGGGGGAAGAATAGAAATGacatttttatgtaattttattttatgtggcatatataaataagaagatagaaaataaaaaagaaggggGTTGCGTGCCGCCGGAACCCGTAGTTTTTTGAAATGTATATACGTGTTCGTCGGTGAACGTCAATCCTATATACGGTTTCCCTTTTTGATAAATGGAAAAATTTACATATAATGGGTATGTTTGACACAAAAGTGTGAAACTGAAGCGGTAGTTAAGGGCTTGGGACTGGAGCTTGACGTTGGGGCTAGGggttggggtttttttttaactctctTTCaacgagcttttattttaaagaccttttgggGCTTTTAAGAGTTTTTCAGGGATGgggcttttgatttcttatgtatTACCAAACAGGACTATAATTTTCAGATtagcttatttttaaaagctagGGGCAGTTAAGCCCTTAAAAGCCCCTAAAAACCCCTTGCCAAACAGTCCCAATATCTTGCTAATTAAATAGTATACACTGTTATTGTAACacaatattaaactaaaacaataataaataagacaaaaattttagatcatgataaaatagatacacaaagattcacgaaacacAAATATATGATGATTTTCAAAACACATGGTTCAGTGaataaaaaactattattttatttatcttatttcaatacttgttttcttttaccagaataaaaatgtgattttttaaattttgacaggtcaatgtattgttaaacacttaaataatgaagCAAGGGGATGAAGAAAGATAATGTGTGGATTACACATGTCAAGATTTGTTGatattaggagaatttttaagctaactattattagtaatacattatgttagttttatggaacTTTattgcatcaaaatgatgtttttaaatgttctccACCGTGTtccttaaaataagaatacgGTGAGAACAGTTAAAAACAACATTTTGATTCATTAAAGGTCCAtgaaactaacatagtgtataactaattatcattatttaggTATTTTACAatacattgatctgtcaaaattgaaaaaatcacgttttttgtttgtgcatccattttgataaatatgcatctaagatggatgcacaaaacaaaaaacatgattttctccaTTTTGACATATCGATGTGTTGTTAAagacttaaataatgataattacttAGTTTTATGGGGGTGTTTGATATGATAGAATGAAAATGGTGGAAATGGAATAAGAATCACTTTCCTTGTTTGGTTACATTAGAGAATGGAAATGCGAGGTAGATGGGGGAATTATTTTCATTCTCATGGTTCCTTCCAAAATGGTGTATAATGGTGAGAATGGAATCAAGTTaccttcttttatttatttctcaTGTGTTTaaactattaattttaattatttatatcatgatactgtaattagtttttgttaaaattaatttttcatattaatttgtttattttttatatttctcttatGTTCATTCTCTGTTGTTAACAAACAATGTAATATattttctttccaaatactTATTCCATTTCCTactattttatttctttattacattttcattctctataaTTCTCTCCTGCCAAATGCctcattaatgcatcaaaataaagTTTTGAAGTGTTCTCATCATATTCTCATGTTAAGAGTGTTCTCATTTTATTGAcccttatttatatattatataaaagaagattttgaatatatgcatatatagatagatacaacaTACTTATAGTATATTTTATTCTAAAGATATACCGTCtgtaattttaatcttaatcttatcttaatatatactataagacagttgaactaatgactaattaaccaatcacatcgtttgatttcatcaaattgatttttgatgatgtcatcatttagataaactacaaattaaaaatcctaataatccttatccaaatatattattatattaatatttatattaatttgtagaaaaattctcattaatttacactttttagccctgaatacttaatttatatttatttttagccatcaacttgagagaattttttaaaatttacaatcatttaattaaataaaaaaaatttaacatataaaatattttctacaaaaaattatttgaaaacctaatgacttattaacaaatattagaagagtcctaattgttatcaaagaatataaaaacaatcttaattgttatcatattatcatagaacaagtgattgaaaataaatatatgcgtgttatgaacgcgtatcatgattaaatacatatacttgaacgttaagttcgggatcacaaatatgtttatattttaattattaattatttttcataataatatcacattatgagtacatctgtttcaaaatatattataatggagaaattattatatatagcatgtgtcttgtggaatgactacgacaaacaattccatcaatatgtataggctaataatgacagtgaggaacctatgattattgtactacaacttgcaaaatataacacttaaaaccgtgttttttttttaaattgttagcttttatgacttaaatgtatgaaaatataatgttgttaatatcgtaaattccgtgtccagtgttggacacgggtctaaaatctagtaatgaTATATGTAAATGACATTTGATAGAACCATGTATTTATTCGGCCCAAATTTATTATgcttcattttcatttatttttgataaaaattgtaatttatatgtaaaagtccaataatcaaaaattatttaaatagtAAACATTAAAAGTTATTCTCTTCCTTTAACCATATGGTtgttgttttttaacaataattttgaaacaattCAATAATATTTGTTTCTCTTTTATGGTTCAATTCTAGAAGAAAATCATCTCGTGGCCTCGTGGCCCTCTCTATTGACCAACGTGTAGGGTATAGAGTAGACGAGTATATTACTATAATTGTACTGTATGCTATTAATAATTTAGGCTAAGGTGGTCTTAAATTAATAATGCTGgttttaattaaacttttgtTGCTTTCAGAGCAAAGCGTATATAAGATCTCAAATAGTGTTTGTTACCCAATTAGTTACaggtttgttgtttttttttttgaacattagtTAGATGTAATTTGAATTTAGGCGGCCGTTTATGGTAGAGAGTCATTATGAAGATGTAAGATTTACAATATTATTGATCGACAATATAGAGTTATAGACatatttttgaatataaatCCGCGACAAGACACAGTACTAAAATTCCTGTTACCTTTTATTGGTGAAGAATTGAGGTTACTAATTTTTGTCCGTGTTAtctaatattaaaagaaaattttgtttttgcttgTCGACTTTAGATCATAGATGATGTAGACGCCATAAATAGCATAGACCATGTAATTTCCAAATTGGAGTTCAAAACGCCAAAGCATATCTAAAATTGTCCACTACGGAGTACAAGACTAATCATTTCTTTCTTATAAAGaggtaaaaaaaaagtcattatcATCTGGAACCTCATACGGATGATCATGATTCACGAGTCATCCACATTCATATATACGCCCATGCTAGCACATCAAACATTGACACAGTTATTTCAAATCGAAAAAGAATATCAATATTATATTCATGTAACACTCAAATTTTTACAAAACGTTGTGTTAGATAATCACGCCTACTTTCCCAATTAACCCCTCCGAAATTTTGCAACAAGTCAAGGTTGTGGTATAAATAACACAAGCAAAACAATGCCAAAATATGATAAAGATCCAAAACTAGAGTCAAAGTTGTAGACTATTCACATCACCCTGTTCATTCACATCTTATGAACGGGATTCTTTCTTTCGACCTCCAAAGCTTAAAAGCAATCTAACAATCCACCCTTAATTTGCCGTCACACAATTGGAATAACCAAATGCTAAATCGAGAAAATATAGATGCAATGTAGATGAAAAGgaaaataaacataaacttCAATATAGAATGAAACAGGACAGAACA includes the following:
- the LOC122580861 gene encoding 5-amino-6-(5-phospho-D-ribitylamino)uracil phosphatase, chloroplastic, whose protein sequence is MAESISATSLLGYRPILGSYVKDCNYGKRVAISPNRLPRFRAISFKVKAQAMELTKEVYNFRKEDRFPKGSDYEMDTSLERKPGLWPPNNKADSPSLHNPLLRQERMGCGWLGAIFEWEGVLIEDNPDHEKQAWLALAQEEGKSQPPAFLLKRIEGMKNEQAISEVLCWSRDPSQLKRMALRKEQIYKALQGGIYRFRDGSQEFMDVLTRYNIPMALVSTRTRKNLEEAIGAIGINGVFDVVVTSEDVYRGKPDPEMFAYAAQLLQFIPERCIVFGNSNLSVEAAHDAKMKCVAVASKHPVYELSAADLVVRRLDELSVVDLKNLADIETSEFGEPEVEMELEEAETLPSSRVAVDDDDFW